From one Dama dama isolate Ldn47 chromosome 4, ASM3311817v1, whole genome shotgun sequence genomic stretch:
- the LOC133054899 gene encoding putative killer cell immunoglobulin-like receptor like protein KIR3DP1 isoform X5 gives MRVQGAWGPSGQAISVVLFLLGFCVSLRIWAPVGEYDKPSLSAWPSPVVPLGQTVTLRCHSSSPFTVFRLFKRDGTSLPKLQEHQLNTFTLGPVTREHAGSYTCTGTYTSRAVWPTHSDPLQIVVTGVFTKPDISAHPGPIVRAGENVTIRCHSPLLLDKFMLHQKGSNGHFQRRGETFTGGRAPADFSIGPMTLASAGTYRCYSSLSRSPYEWSAPSDPVDIVITGLSKKPSLSAQGGPVVRSGENVTLLCSSERAFDQFHLLREGEKLGRLLAGGRGPRGALQAEFPLGPGTPAHSGVYRCYGSFTRSPYAWSDPSDPLLLSVTGSTTTTYPSTMDPHTTEDVAIIEGEPREDRTVNSEDSAAEDVIYTHLDLGPPLGDSSLPLP, from the exons ATGAGAGTGCAAGGAGCATGGGGTCCATCAGGACAAGCCATCTCTGTAGTGCTTTTCCTTCTAGGATTCTGCGTGAGTCTGAGGATCTGGGCACCTGTGG GTGAATATGACAAGCCCTCTTTGTCAGCCTGGCCAAGCCCCGTGGTTCCCTTAGGACAGACTGTGACTCTTCGGTGTCACTCCAGTTCTCCATTTACAGTATTCAGACTGTTCAAAAGAGATGGGACCAGTTTGCCCAAGCTCCAGGAACATCAACTCAACACCTTCACGCTTGGCCCGGTGACCAGAGAACATGCCGGGTCCTACACGTGTACTGGAACCTACACATCTCGCGCTGTGTGGCCCACACACAGTGACCCCCTGCAGATTGTGGTCACAG GTGTGTTCACAAAACCTGACATCTCAGCCCACCCAGGCCCCATAGTGCGGGCAGGAGAGAATGTGACCATCCGCTGTCACTCACCACTGCTGCTGGACAAATTTATGCTGCACCAAAAAGGCAGCAATGGGCATTTCCAGAGACGTGGAGAGACGTTCACGGGTGGGCGTGCCCCAGCTGACTTCTCCATTGGCCCCATGACTTTGGCGAGTGCGGGCACCTACAGATGCTACAGCTCTCTCAGCCGCTCCCCCTATGAGTGGTCAGCCCCCAGTGACCCCGTGGACATCGTCATCACAG GTCTGTCCAAGAAACCCTCTCTCTCAGCCCAGGGGGGGCCCGTGGTGAGGTCAGGAGAGAACGTGACCTTGCTCTGCAGCTCCGAGCGTGCCTTTGACCAGTTCCATCTGCTCAGGGAGGGGGAGAAACTTGGGCGCCTGCTCGCTGGAGGGCGGGGCCCCCGCGGAGCACTCCAGGCTGAGTTCCCTCTGGGTCCTGGGACCCCAGCCCACAGCGGGGTCTACAGGTGCTACGGCTCCTTCACTCGCTCTCCCTACGCGTGGTCAGACCCAAGCGACCCCCTGCTCCTGTCTGTCACAG GATCCACTACAACTACTTACCCATCAACCATGGATCCACACACcacagaag ATGTTGCCATCATAGAAGGAGAGCCCAGGGAAGACAGAACAGTGAACAGCGAG GACTCTGCAGCAGAAGACGTGATATACACTCACTTGGACCTCGGGCCCCCTCTGGGAGACAGTTCACTCCCACTCCCCTGA
- the LOC133054899 gene encoding putative killer cell immunoglobulin-like receptor like protein KIR3DP1 isoform X1 — translation MRVQGAWGPSGQAISVVLFLLGFCVSLRIWAPVGEYDKPSLSAWPSPVVPLGQTVTLRCHSSSPFTVFRLFKRDGTSLPKLQEHQLNTFTLGPVTREHAGSYTCTGTYTSRAVWPTHSDPLQIVVTGVFTKPDISAHPGPIVRAGENVTIRCHSPLLLDKFMLHQKGSNGHFQRRGETFTGGRAPADFSIGPMTLASAGTYRCYSSLSRSPYEWSAPSDPVDIVITGLSKKPSLSAQGGPVVRSGENVTLLCSSERAFDQFHLLREGEKLGRLLAGGRGPRGALQAEFPLGPGTPAHSGVYRCYGSFTRSPYAWSDPSDPLLLSVTGSTTTTYPSTMDPHTTEEAGLPQEHSSMLYVVLGLVIAFTSTSFILTSLVCHWCSTQNHVAIIEGEPREDRTVNSEDSAAEDVIYTHLDLGPPLGDSSLPLP, via the exons ATGAGAGTGCAAGGAGCATGGGGTCCATCAGGACAAGCCATCTCTGTAGTGCTTTTCCTTCTAGGATTCTGCGTGAGTCTGAGGATCTGGGCACCTGTGG GTGAATATGACAAGCCCTCTTTGTCAGCCTGGCCAAGCCCCGTGGTTCCCTTAGGACAGACTGTGACTCTTCGGTGTCACTCCAGTTCTCCATTTACAGTATTCAGACTGTTCAAAAGAGATGGGACCAGTTTGCCCAAGCTCCAGGAACATCAACTCAACACCTTCACGCTTGGCCCGGTGACCAGAGAACATGCCGGGTCCTACACGTGTACTGGAACCTACACATCTCGCGCTGTGTGGCCCACACACAGTGACCCCCTGCAGATTGTGGTCACAG GTGTGTTCACAAAACCTGACATCTCAGCCCACCCAGGCCCCATAGTGCGGGCAGGAGAGAATGTGACCATCCGCTGTCACTCACCACTGCTGCTGGACAAATTTATGCTGCACCAAAAAGGCAGCAATGGGCATTTCCAGAGACGTGGAGAGACGTTCACGGGTGGGCGTGCCCCAGCTGACTTCTCCATTGGCCCCATGACTTTGGCGAGTGCGGGCACCTACAGATGCTACAGCTCTCTCAGCCGCTCCCCCTATGAGTGGTCAGCCCCCAGTGACCCCGTGGACATCGTCATCACAG GTCTGTCCAAGAAACCCTCTCTCTCAGCCCAGGGGGGGCCCGTGGTGAGGTCAGGAGAGAACGTGACCTTGCTCTGCAGCTCCGAGCGTGCCTTTGACCAGTTCCATCTGCTCAGGGAGGGGGAGAAACTTGGGCGCCTGCTCGCTGGAGGGCGGGGCCCCCGCGGAGCACTCCAGGCTGAGTTCCCTCTGGGTCCTGGGACCCCAGCCCACAGCGGGGTCTACAGGTGCTACGGCTCCTTCACTCGCTCTCCCTACGCGTGGTCAGACCCAAGCGACCCCCTGCTCCTGTCTGTCACAG GATCCACTACAACTACTTACCCATCAACCATGGATCCACACACcacagaag AAGCAGGGCTTCCTCAAGAACACTCCAGCATGCTGTATGTTGTCCTTGGGCTTGTCATAGCCTTCACCTCTACCAGCTTCATCCTCACTTCTCTTGTCTGTCACTGGTGTTCTACCCAAAATC ATGTTGCCATCATAGAAGGAGAGCCCAGGGAAGACAGAACAGTGAACAGCGAG GACTCTGCAGCAGAAGACGTGATATACACTCACTTGGACCTCGGGCCCCCTCTGGGAGACAGTTCACTCCCACTCCCCTGA
- the LOC133054899 gene encoding putative killer cell immunoglobulin-like receptor like protein KIR3DP1 isoform X4: MWPTLLSLLSLGEYDKPSLSAWPSPVVPLGQTVTLRCHSSSPFTVFRLFKRDGTSLPKLQEHQLNTFTLGPVTREHAGSYTCTGTYTSRAVWPTHSDPLQIVVTGVFTKPDISAHPGPIVRAGENVTIRCHSPLLLDKFMLHQKGSNGHFQRRGETFTGGRAPADFSIGPMTLASAGTYRCYSSLSRSPYEWSAPSDPVDIVITGLSKKPSLSAQGGPVVRSGENVTLLCSSERAFDQFHLLREGEKLGRLLAGGRGPRGALQAEFPLGPGTPAHSGVYRCYGSFTRSPYAWSDPSDPLLLSVTGSTTTTYPSTMDPHTTEEAGLPQEHSSMLYVVLGLVIAFTSTSFILTSLVCHWCSTQNHVAIIEGEPREDRTVNSEDSAAEDVIYTHLDLGPPLGDSSLPLP; encoded by the exons aTGTGGCCCACACTCCTCAGCCTCCTGAGTCTCG GTGAATATGACAAGCCCTCTTTGTCAGCCTGGCCAAGCCCCGTGGTTCCCTTAGGACAGACTGTGACTCTTCGGTGTCACTCCAGTTCTCCATTTACAGTATTCAGACTGTTCAAAAGAGATGGGACCAGTTTGCCCAAGCTCCAGGAACATCAACTCAACACCTTCACGCTTGGCCCGGTGACCAGAGAACATGCCGGGTCCTACACGTGTACTGGAACCTACACATCTCGCGCTGTGTGGCCCACACACAGTGACCCCCTGCAGATTGTGGTCACAG GTGTGTTCACAAAACCTGACATCTCAGCCCACCCAGGCCCCATAGTGCGGGCAGGAGAGAATGTGACCATCCGCTGTCACTCACCACTGCTGCTGGACAAATTTATGCTGCACCAAAAAGGCAGCAATGGGCATTTCCAGAGACGTGGAGAGACGTTCACGGGTGGGCGTGCCCCAGCTGACTTCTCCATTGGCCCCATGACTTTGGCGAGTGCGGGCACCTACAGATGCTACAGCTCTCTCAGCCGCTCCCCCTATGAGTGGTCAGCCCCCAGTGACCCCGTGGACATCGTCATCACAG GTCTGTCCAAGAAACCCTCTCTCTCAGCCCAGGGGGGGCCCGTGGTGAGGTCAGGAGAGAACGTGACCTTGCTCTGCAGCTCCGAGCGTGCCTTTGACCAGTTCCATCTGCTCAGGGAGGGGGAGAAACTTGGGCGCCTGCTCGCTGGAGGGCGGGGCCCCCGCGGAGCACTCCAGGCTGAGTTCCCTCTGGGTCCTGGGACCCCAGCCCACAGCGGGGTCTACAGGTGCTACGGCTCCTTCACTCGCTCTCCCTACGCGTGGTCAGACCCAAGCGACCCCCTGCTCCTGTCTGTCACAG GATCCACTACAACTACTTACCCATCAACCATGGATCCACACACcacagaag AAGCAGGGCTTCCTCAAGAACACTCCAGCATGCTGTATGTTGTCCTTGGGCTTGTCATAGCCTTCACCTCTACCAGCTTCATCCTCACTTCTCTTGTCTGTCACTGGTGTTCTACCCAAAATC ATGTTGCCATCATAGAAGGAGAGCCCAGGGAAGACAGAACAGTGAACAGCGAG GACTCTGCAGCAGAAGACGTGATATACACTCACTTGGACCTCGGGCCCCCTCTGGGAGACAGTTCACTCCCACTCCCCTGA
- the LOC133054899 gene encoding putative killer cell immunoglobulin-like receptor like protein KIR3DP1 isoform X2, protein MWPTLLSLLSLGFCVSLRIWAPVGEYDKPSLSAWPSPVVPLGQTVTLRCHSSSPFTVFRLFKRDGTSLPKLQEHQLNTFTLGPVTREHAGSYTCTGTYTSRAVWPTHSDPLQIVVTGVFTKPDISAHPGPIVRAGENVTIRCHSPLLLDKFMLHQKGSNGHFQRRGETFTGGRAPADFSIGPMTLASAGTYRCYSSLSRSPYEWSAPSDPVDIVITGLSKKPSLSAQGGPVVRSGENVTLLCSSERAFDQFHLLREGEKLGRLLAGGRGPRGALQAEFPLGPGTPAHSGVYRCYGSFTRSPYAWSDPSDPLLLSVTGSTTTTYPSTMDPHTTEEAGLPQEHSSMLYVVLGLVIAFTSTSFILTSLVCHWCSTQNHVAIIEGEPREDRTVNSEDSAAEDVIYTHLDLGPPLGDSSLPLP, encoded by the exons aTGTGGCCCACACTCCTCAGCCTCCTGAGTCTCG GATTCTGCGTGAGTCTGAGGATCTGGGCACCTGTGG GTGAATATGACAAGCCCTCTTTGTCAGCCTGGCCAAGCCCCGTGGTTCCCTTAGGACAGACTGTGACTCTTCGGTGTCACTCCAGTTCTCCATTTACAGTATTCAGACTGTTCAAAAGAGATGGGACCAGTTTGCCCAAGCTCCAGGAACATCAACTCAACACCTTCACGCTTGGCCCGGTGACCAGAGAACATGCCGGGTCCTACACGTGTACTGGAACCTACACATCTCGCGCTGTGTGGCCCACACACAGTGACCCCCTGCAGATTGTGGTCACAG GTGTGTTCACAAAACCTGACATCTCAGCCCACCCAGGCCCCATAGTGCGGGCAGGAGAGAATGTGACCATCCGCTGTCACTCACCACTGCTGCTGGACAAATTTATGCTGCACCAAAAAGGCAGCAATGGGCATTTCCAGAGACGTGGAGAGACGTTCACGGGTGGGCGTGCCCCAGCTGACTTCTCCATTGGCCCCATGACTTTGGCGAGTGCGGGCACCTACAGATGCTACAGCTCTCTCAGCCGCTCCCCCTATGAGTGGTCAGCCCCCAGTGACCCCGTGGACATCGTCATCACAG GTCTGTCCAAGAAACCCTCTCTCTCAGCCCAGGGGGGGCCCGTGGTGAGGTCAGGAGAGAACGTGACCTTGCTCTGCAGCTCCGAGCGTGCCTTTGACCAGTTCCATCTGCTCAGGGAGGGGGAGAAACTTGGGCGCCTGCTCGCTGGAGGGCGGGGCCCCCGCGGAGCACTCCAGGCTGAGTTCCCTCTGGGTCCTGGGACCCCAGCCCACAGCGGGGTCTACAGGTGCTACGGCTCCTTCACTCGCTCTCCCTACGCGTGGTCAGACCCAAGCGACCCCCTGCTCCTGTCTGTCACAG GATCCACTACAACTACTTACCCATCAACCATGGATCCACACACcacagaag AAGCAGGGCTTCCTCAAGAACACTCCAGCATGCTGTATGTTGTCCTTGGGCTTGTCATAGCCTTCACCTCTACCAGCTTCATCCTCACTTCTCTTGTCTGTCACTGGTGTTCTACCCAAAATC ATGTTGCCATCATAGAAGGAGAGCCCAGGGAAGACAGAACAGTGAACAGCGAG GACTCTGCAGCAGAAGACGTGATATACACTCACTTGGACCTCGGGCCCCCTCTGGGAGACAGTTCACTCCCACTCCCCTGA
- the LOC133054899 gene encoding putative killer cell immunoglobulin-like receptor like protein KIR3DP1 isoform X3 has protein sequence MGSIRTSHLCSAFPSRILREYDKPSLSAWPSPVVPLGQTVTLRCHSSSPFTVFRLFKRDGTSLPKLQEHQLNTFTLGPVTREHAGSYTCTGTYTSRAVWPTHSDPLQIVVTGVFTKPDISAHPGPIVRAGENVTIRCHSPLLLDKFMLHQKGSNGHFQRRGETFTGGRAPADFSIGPMTLASAGTYRCYSSLSRSPYEWSAPSDPVDIVITGLSKKPSLSAQGGPVVRSGENVTLLCSSERAFDQFHLLREGEKLGRLLAGGRGPRGALQAEFPLGPGTPAHSGVYRCYGSFTRSPYAWSDPSDPLLLSVTGSTTTTYPSTMDPHTTEEAGLPQEHSSMLYVVLGLVIAFTSTSFILTSLVCHWCSTQNHVAIIEGEPREDRTVNSEDSAAEDVIYTHLDLGPPLGDSSLPLP, from the exons ATGGGGTCCATCAGGACAAGCCATCTCTGTAGTGCTTTTCCTTCTAGGATTCTGC GTGAATATGACAAGCCCTCTTTGTCAGCCTGGCCAAGCCCCGTGGTTCCCTTAGGACAGACTGTGACTCTTCGGTGTCACTCCAGTTCTCCATTTACAGTATTCAGACTGTTCAAAAGAGATGGGACCAGTTTGCCCAAGCTCCAGGAACATCAACTCAACACCTTCACGCTTGGCCCGGTGACCAGAGAACATGCCGGGTCCTACACGTGTACTGGAACCTACACATCTCGCGCTGTGTGGCCCACACACAGTGACCCCCTGCAGATTGTGGTCACAG GTGTGTTCACAAAACCTGACATCTCAGCCCACCCAGGCCCCATAGTGCGGGCAGGAGAGAATGTGACCATCCGCTGTCACTCACCACTGCTGCTGGACAAATTTATGCTGCACCAAAAAGGCAGCAATGGGCATTTCCAGAGACGTGGAGAGACGTTCACGGGTGGGCGTGCCCCAGCTGACTTCTCCATTGGCCCCATGACTTTGGCGAGTGCGGGCACCTACAGATGCTACAGCTCTCTCAGCCGCTCCCCCTATGAGTGGTCAGCCCCCAGTGACCCCGTGGACATCGTCATCACAG GTCTGTCCAAGAAACCCTCTCTCTCAGCCCAGGGGGGGCCCGTGGTGAGGTCAGGAGAGAACGTGACCTTGCTCTGCAGCTCCGAGCGTGCCTTTGACCAGTTCCATCTGCTCAGGGAGGGGGAGAAACTTGGGCGCCTGCTCGCTGGAGGGCGGGGCCCCCGCGGAGCACTCCAGGCTGAGTTCCCTCTGGGTCCTGGGACCCCAGCCCACAGCGGGGTCTACAGGTGCTACGGCTCCTTCACTCGCTCTCCCTACGCGTGGTCAGACCCAAGCGACCCCCTGCTCCTGTCTGTCACAG GATCCACTACAACTACTTACCCATCAACCATGGATCCACACACcacagaag AAGCAGGGCTTCCTCAAGAACACTCCAGCATGCTGTATGTTGTCCTTGGGCTTGTCATAGCCTTCACCTCTACCAGCTTCATCCTCACTTCTCTTGTCTGTCACTGGTGTTCTACCCAAAATC ATGTTGCCATCATAGAAGGAGAGCCCAGGGAAGACAGAACAGTGAACAGCGAG GACTCTGCAGCAGAAGACGTGATATACACTCACTTGGACCTCGGGCCCCCTCTGGGAGACAGTTCACTCCCACTCCCCTGA
- the LOC133054903 gene encoding killer cell immunoglobulin-like receptor 2DS2: MVETGGLHTTDQVPWMRVQGAWSPPGQAISDGLFLLGFCVSLRIWAAVGLFTKPAISAHPGPLMKVGGNVTIHCQSQLSFDKFILHQENSTGHFQRHGERFTGGHAAADFFIGPMTSGSAGTYRCYGSLSRSPYEWSAPSDPVDIVITGLSKKPSLSAQRRGAVVRSGENVALLCSSERTFDQFHLLREGENLRRLLAGGRGPCGALQAAFPLGPGTPAHSGVYRCYGSFTRSPYVWSDPSDPVLLSVTGSTKSTCPSTMDPHTTEDVAIMEGEPKEDRTVNSADLVAENVIFAHLNHRSLSERLFTPTPLSTMHPSAESSIYEELVVTEGHAEP, translated from the exons ATGGTGGAAACTGGGGGTCTTCACACCACTGACCAGGTTCCCTGGATGAGGGTGCAAGGAGCGTGGAGTCCACCGGGACAAGCCATCTCTGACGGGCTTTTCCTTCTAGGATTCTGTGTGAGTCTGAGGATCTGGGCAGCTGTGG GTTTGTTCACAAAACCCGCCATCTCAGCCCACCCAGGCCCCCTCATGAAGGTGGGAGGGAATGTGACCATCCACTGTCAATCACAGCTGTCGTTTGACAAGTTTATCCTGCACCAGGAAAACAGCACAGGGCATTTCCAGAGACATGGAGAGAGGTTCACGGGCGGGCATGCCGCAGCTGATTTCTTCATTGGCCCCATGACCTCGGGGAGTGCGGGCACCTACAGATGCTACGGCTCTCTCAGCCGCTCCCCCTATGAGTGGTCAGCCCCCAGTGACCCCGTGGACATCGTCATCACAG GTCTGTCCAAGAAGCCCTCTCTCTCAGCCCAGAGGCGGGGGGCCGTGGTGAGGTCAGGAGAGAATGTGGCCTTGCTCTGCAGCTCCGAGCGCACCTTTGACCAGTTCCATCTGCTCAGGGAGGGGGAGAACCTTAGGCGCCTGCTCGCTGGAGGGCGGGGCCCCTGCGGTGCACTCCAGGCAGCGTTCCCTCTGGGTCCTGGGACCCCAGCCCACAGCGGGGTCTACAGGTGCTACGGCTCCTTCACTCGCTCTCCCTACGTGTGGTCAGACCCCAGCGACCCCGTGCTCCTGTCTGTCACAG GATCCACTAAAAGTACTTGCCCATCAACCATGGATCCACACACCACAGAAG ATGTTGCCATCATGGAAGGAGAGCCCAAGGAAGACAGAACAGTGAACAGCGCG GACCTTGTAGCAGAAAATGTGATATTCGCCCACTTGAACCACAGGAGCCTCTCTGAGAGACTGTTCACTCCCACTCCTCTGAGCACCATGCACCCCTCTGCTGAGTCCAGTATCTATGAGGAACTCGTTGTAACCGAAGGCCATGCTGAGCCCTGA